The Marinomonas profundi DNA segment AGCTTTTGCTTCAAACGCCAGCGTCTAATCTCCTCGTGGTTGCCACTAAGCAGTACCGATGGCACAGATTCACCATTTAGTACTTCTGGGCGAGTGTAATGCGGGCAATCCAACAAACCATCAGAGAATGAATCTTCATCCGCAGAAGCTTGTTTTCCCAATACTCCTGGCACCATACGAAATACAGCATCCATGAGCACCATAGCCGGCAACTCGCCACCGCTTAGGACAAAGTCGCCAATTGACCATTCTTCATCAACCTGTGATTGAATCAAACGCTCATCAACGCCTTCATAACGACCTGCTACCAGAATAAATTCTGCTTGTTTAGCAAGCTGTTGCACGCCTTCTTGCGTCAGCGTACGCCCTTGAGGGGATAGATAAATAACTTTTGCATTGGGCACCGATAATTTGGCACTCGCAATGGCATCTTTGAGAGGCTGCACTTTCATCAGCATCCCTGGACCACCACCATAAGGTCGATCATCCACAGTCTTATGTTTGTCATGAGTAAAATCACGGGGATTATAAAAATCCACCTCAACCAACCCAGACTTAATGGCTCTGCCTGTTACACCATATTGGGTAATGGCCTGAAACATTTCCGGAAAGAGCGATATCACGCTAACCTTCACGTTATGACCTCAGCTTATCTGTTTAAAATTCTGGATCCCAATCAACCACCATTTCCTGCTGTTCTAAATCGATGTTTAAAACATAGGTTCCTGGGGCATAAGGAATCAATCGCTCTTCACGATCAAAGCTACCTTCACACGCACGGACAACAATCACATCATTCGCACCGGTTTCCATAAGTTGAGAAACCTTCCCTAAGAGGACACCCTCTTTGGTCATAACCCTCAGTCCTTCCAGTTGGCTCCAGTAATAATCACCTTCTTCCAAATCTGGTAGTTCTGCTGCATCTATGTAAACGTCCATACCGCAGATATCTTTTACTTGATCTCTGTCGCTATAACCTTTTACCGATGCAACCAAACCTCGTCCTTGCAGACGGCCTTGGCTTAATTCAACGGTCTTCCACCCACTAGGAGTTTTCAACCACCAATGCTTGTAATCAAAGATCCCTTGCATTGGATCGGTGTGTGAATATAACTTCACCCACCCTTTAACACCATATACCGATGTAATGCGTCCAACCACAAGCGCTTGCTCAGGAGCGGCCGCTTGTTTTAACTCAGACATAGCACTACCTCAGTATTAAGCGTTTTTGCTAGCATCTTTTATAAGCTGCGCAGCACGGTCAGAAAGTTGAGCGCCTTGGCTAACCCAATGGTTTACGCGATCTAAATCGATGCGTAGACGTTCTTCTTGACCACGAGCAACAGGGTTAAAGAAACCCAAACGCTCGATATAACGACCATCACGTGCACGACGGCTATCAGCCACGTTCAAATGATAGAATGGGCGCTTTTTAGAGCCACCACGAGAAAGACGAATAGTTACCATATGATTGGTTCCTTATTGCTTAACGAAACACCCCTTGCCGAGTCGAATTTTTGACTCATACTACAAGAAGGCGGCATATTCTAGTCGATAAACTAGAAAAACGAAAGGGCGATTTACTCGCCCTTCTATTTAAATTAGAAGTTTTTTTACAACTCCTAATAAAAACAACCAGATAGCAGCATTATTAGCGGCCATTAACGCCCAGGGAAACCACCGCCAGGCATCATTCCGCCTAGCCCACGCATCATTTTTTGCATGCCACCCTTAGCGCTAAATTTCTTCATCATCTTTTGCATCTGCTTATGCTGCTTCAACAAACGATTTAAATCTTGGATTTGCAACCCTGCCCCCGTCGAAATACGTTTTTTACGAGAACCATTAATCACGTCAGGGTTACGACGCTCGGCTGGCGTCATGGAGTTAATAAGCGCCTCCATTTGAACGAACATCTTGTCGTTCACCTTGTCTTGAATATTGCCCAACTGTCCCATACCAGGCAGCTTATCCAACATGGAACTCATGCCGCCCATGTTTTTCATTTGCTGCAGTTGTTCTTTGAAATCTTCTAAATCAAAGCCTTTGCCTTTTTTCAGCTTACCGGCCAGCTTTTCCGCTTTGTCTTTGTCTATCTGCTGCTCGGCTTGCTCAATCAGAGAAAGCATATCGCCCATACCAAGAATACGGGACGCCAAACGATCTGGATGGAAAGGTTCTAGCGCGTCGGTTTTTTCCCCCACGCCTAAAAACTTAATTGGCTTACCAGTGATATGACGCACAGACAAGGCGGCACCGCCACGAGCATCACCATCCGTCTTGGTTAAAATAACACCAGTGAGCGGTAATACATCCCCAAAGGCTTTGGCGGTATTTGCCGCATCTTGCCCTGTCATGGCATCCACAACGAACAAGGTTTCAATGGGGTTAACCGCCGCATGCAAGGCTTTGATCTCTGCCATCATGTCGTCATCTATGGCAAGACGACCGGCAGTATCAATAATCAAAACATCTTTATGCGCTTTTTTGGCGTAATCAATAGCGTTATTAACAATATCAATCGGCTTTTGCGACAAATCACTGGGGATAAAATCAACCCCCACTTCACCCGCCAGTGTTTCAAGCTGCTTAATCGCCGCGGGGCGATACACGTCGGCACTGACCATCGAGACGGATTTTTTCTCGCGCTCTTTTAAGTATTTTGCCAACTTTGCCGCGGACGTGGTTTTACCTGCCCCTTGCAAACCCGCCAGCAAAATAATGGCCGGACGCGCCGCACGAAGGTTAAGACCGTCGTTGGCTTGCCCCATGACATTTTCAAGTTCCTGTTTAACGATTTTCAGGAACACCTGCCCAGGGCTCAAACTTTTTGAGACTTCCGCCCCTATTGCACGCTCTTTAACCGCGGCAATAAAATCTTTAACGACCGGCAAGGCGACGTCAGCTTCAAGCAGCGCCATGCGCACTTCACGCAACACTTCTTGTATGTTGTCTTCGGTTAATTTCGCTCGACCTCGAATACGATCAAGCGAGGAAGTTAAGCGATTCGATAAATTGTCGAACATATTACCCTCAAATTTTGGCTCTGAATGGAAAAAACCTACGGTTTCAGTTTATCCAAGGTGAAATTGCCTCTATTATAACGGATAAATGATTATCACCCTATACCTTTACCCTGCGGAACCTTTAGTTTCATGACTCAATTATCGCTTTGGCTTGCTTGTATCGCTTGTTTGATTGCTGGCACAGCGTATTATCTGTGTCCAAAAAATCGCGCCACCCAGTATGTTGGCGCGACAGCAATCGCAATACACGCTTTTTCACTCTCGCAGTTATTTCTTAATCGCGACGGCTTTGACTTTCTTACCATTGGCCTGCTGATTGCTTTAATTGGCAACAGCCTACTGTGGCTCAGCAACCACAACAAAGACCTGTCCTTGTTGCTTGGCACGGCGTTTACTCTCGGCGCCATCATTATTGCGTTAAATGCGCTTGAACCATGGAACCTGACCCAACTGCATAGCAGCTCTTGGGGTACGAGCGCGCACATTCTCATTGCCTCGGTGGCCTACAGTTTATTCACTGCAGCCTGTGGCGTCGGCATATTGCTTGCTATGCAAGAATACCAACTCAAACACCACAAACTAAAACAACTGCTTAGAGTGCCGCCACTACAAGTATTAGAAGGCTTGATGTTTGAGTTCATCTGGGCCGCTTTTATTTTACTCACGGTTACGATTGCGACAGGCTTTTACTTCATTGACGATATGTTTGCTCAGCACCTTGTCCATAAAACATTTTTCACCATCGCCTCATGGTTTGTTTTTGCCGGACTGTTACTAGGAAGACACATAGTCGGCTGGCGTGGGCAATTGGCGGTAAAGCTGACGTTAAGCGGCTTCTTTCTACTGATGCTGGCCTATTTTGGCAGCAAAATAGCCTTGCAAATATTGTTGCCTTAATCAACAAAGGCACAAAGTCGTTTGACACTCTGATCTTAAAAACGAATAATCCATTTATCTAAATAATTGAGGCGATCCCTTTTTGAACGATATTCCCATAAGTGTTCTTGGTGGAACACTTTTCTGTCTAATAATACTGTCCGCTTTCTTTTCAAGTTCTGAAACAGGGATGCTGTCGCTAAACAAGTATCGCCTTAAACACCTTGTAAAAAGCAAGCATCGCTCCGCCATTAAAGTAAGCTCCTTACTAGAGCGCCCCGATAGACTGATTGGCGTTATTTTAATTGGCAACAACTTTGTAAACATCCTGTCTTCTGCTATTGCGACTATTATTGCCGTACGCCTTTGGGGCGACGCTGGCGTTGCCATAGCAACAGGCGCCCTAACGATGGTGATCTTGATTTTTGCCGAAGTCACCCCCAAAACCTTAGCGGCAATACACCCGGAAAGGATCGCTTTCCCAGCCTCATGGGTGCTGGCTATTTTACTAAAAGTCCTATACCCACTCGTATTTGTGGTGAACACCTTATCGAATGGTCTGTTACGCCTAATTGGTGTTAATGCGTCCCAAAATAACCACGACACATTGGATTCGGAAGAATTAAGAACCGTGGTCAATGAAGCAAGCGGCTTAATACCGGCGGCTCACCAAGAAATGCTACTGTCCATTTTAGACCTAGAAAAAGTCTCTGTTGAAGACATTATGGTGCCTAAAAACGAAGTCATCGGTATCGATCTTGAAGACTCAATAGAAGAGATCATTGAGCAAATTTGCCAAAGTCGACACACTCGCATGCCGGTTTACAATGGCGAGATAAACAAAATCATTGGCATATTACACGCGCGACACGCGGCGGTGTTTTTACGTGACCCAACCCCTTCCAAAGCAGCGCTACTAAAAGCCACTGTTGAGCCTTATTTTATCCCCGAAAGCACTTCATTAAACACGGTCCTGCTTAACTTCCAAAAAGATCATCAGCAAATGGGCATCGTGGTCGATGAATACGGTGATGTGCAAGGTATCGCCGCACTAGAAGACGTACTGGAAGAAATCGTGGGTGAATTCACCCCACCCACTCAAGACGAAGAAGAAGAAATCCAAACACTCGATGATGGCGCCTTTAGAATAGAAGGCTCCACGCATATTCGAGAAATCAACAAAACCCTTAATTGGCATTTACCAACCGATGGCCCCAAAACGCTAAACGGCCTCATCATTGAAACATTGGAATTCATCCCTGAACACCCGATTAGTTTGCGGGTTGGACATTACCTAATTGAAATCCAAGAAATCGAAGATAAAGTCGTTAAATATGCCAAACTTCAATTAAAGCGTTAAGGAAAGACTGATGAGATACTGCCCGCAATGTGGTCACGCCGTTAACATGATTGTCCCAGCAGATGACAATCGCATTAGAGCAGTGTGTCCCAGTTGCGAGTATATCGACTACGACAATCCACGGCTCATTACCGGCACCGTACCACTCTACCAAGGCAAGGTATTATTGTGCCGGAGAAACATTGAGCCACGCTTTGGCTTCTGGACACTCCCTGCAGGCTTCATGGAAAACCAAGAAACCACCAGCGAAGGCGCTTTGCGAGAAACACTAGAAGAAAGTGGCTCCACAGCCATTTGCAAACAAGCGTTTAGCATGATTAGCATTCCGAGAATCAACCAAGTCCATCTCTTCTACCTAGCTGAGTTAGAAAAAGCAGATTTTCATGCCACAGCAGAAAGCTCTGAAGTGACATTATTTGATCTAGATGACATCCCTTGGGATGAGTTGGCTTTTAGCAGCGTCAGTAAGACACTCGAATTTTTTATTGCTGATCACAAAACAGGCCAGTACGGTTTTCACGAAGACACGATCCATTTCAATACCGTCTCGGAATAAAGCAAGCAATCGCACGATCACCAAAGGCTCGCTTGCTCCTGACTTTGTGGCAGAGCCAAAGCGCTCTGATCATTAGGCGTTAACGCACGAACCTTTTCATCCAATTGCCCTGCTAAAGTTGGCGCAGCGATATTATCTGACGAATGCACAAAAACACTCGGCAGCAGCCCTTCAGACAACCATTGCGATAATTTAGCCGCCCACTGATCTAACCACACCTCATTACGCGGCAAATCTGGATGACCAATAAAACGCACCACGGGATGACCAGCCGTCGCAACGGGATGACAAGGCACCCTTGGCTTTTTCTTTTGCGCATCCACCAAACTTTCGCAATAAGCATCAGTAGAAAAAACAGGGCGTGAATCCATCACCACACGATTTACACCACGCACGGATAAAGCAGATAGAAAACGACTCTCCACCTCACTTTTATCAAAATACGCCAAATTACGCACTTCGACCGACAAAGGCGCAGAGAGCGTCCACATGTCGCATAAAGCCAAAATACGCGCTAAAGCACGCTCGTCACATATTGCGGGG contains these protein-coding regions:
- a CDS encoding DUF72 domain-containing protein, translated to MIRYGMAQWQHPAWVNWLYPASLPAAERIGRYSQVFSTVEVGSTFYTKVDDAQLLRWYESVGEDFKFSFKAPQTVTHRLLERPWRDVQQDWLAFMLSLQPLQTKLGPIMLQFPAICDERALARILALCDMWTLSAPLSVEVRNLAYFDKSEVESRFLSALSVRGVNRVVMDSRPVFSTDAYCESLVDAQKKKPRVPCHPVATAGHPVVRFIGHPDLPRNEVWLDQWAAKLSQWLSEGLLPSVFVHSSDNIAAPTLAGQLDEKVRALTPNDQSALALPQSQEQASLW
- the rpsP gene encoding 30S ribosomal protein S16, yielding MVTIRLSRGGSKKRPFYHLNVADSRRARDGRYIERLGFFNPVARGQEERLRIDLDRVNHWVSQGAQLSDRAAQLIKDASKNA
- the rimM gene encoding ribosome maturation factor RimM (Essential for efficient processing of 16S rRNA), with protein sequence MSELKQAAAPEQALVVGRITSVYGVKGWVKLYSHTDPMQGIFDYKHWWLKTPSGWKTVELSQGRLQGRGLVASVKGYSDRDQVKDICGMDVYIDAAELPDLEEGDYYWSQLEGLRVMTKEGVLLGKVSQLMETGANDVIVVRACEGSFDREERLIPYAPGTYVLNIDLEQQEMVVDWDPEF
- a CDS encoding NUDIX hydrolase, which encodes MRYCPQCGHAVNMIVPADDNRIRAVCPSCEYIDYDNPRLITGTVPLYQGKVLLCRRNIEPRFGFWTLPAGFMENQETTSEGALRETLEESGSTAICKQAFSMISIPRINQVHLFYLAELEKADFHATAESSEVTLFDLDDIPWDELAFSSVSKTLEFFIADHKTGQYGFHEDTIHFNTVSE
- a CDS encoding cytochrome C assembly family protein yields the protein MTQLSLWLACIACLIAGTAYYLCPKNRATQYVGATAIAIHAFSLSQLFLNRDGFDFLTIGLLIALIGNSLLWLSNHNKDLSLLLGTAFTLGAIIIALNALEPWNLTQLHSSSWGTSAHILIASVAYSLFTAACGVGILLAMQEYQLKHHKLKQLLRVPPLQVLEGLMFEFIWAAFILLTVTIATGFYFIDDMFAQHLVHKTFFTIASWFVFAGLLLGRHIVGWRGQLAVKLTLSGFFLLMLAYFGSKIALQILLP
- the ffh gene encoding signal recognition particle protein, yielding MFDNLSNRLTSSLDRIRGRAKLTEDNIQEVLREVRMALLEADVALPVVKDFIAAVKERAIGAEVSKSLSPGQVFLKIVKQELENVMGQANDGLNLRAARPAIILLAGLQGAGKTTSAAKLAKYLKEREKKSVSMVSADVYRPAAIKQLETLAGEVGVDFIPSDLSQKPIDIVNNAIDYAKKAHKDVLIIDTAGRLAIDDDMMAEIKALHAAVNPIETLFVVDAMTGQDAANTAKAFGDVLPLTGVILTKTDGDARGGAALSVRHITGKPIKFLGVGEKTDALEPFHPDRLASRILGMGDMLSLIEQAEQQIDKDKAEKLAGKLKKGKGFDLEDFKEQLQQMKNMGGMSSMLDKLPGMGQLGNIQDKVNDKMFVQMEALINSMTPAERRNPDVINGSRKKRISTGAGLQIQDLNRLLKQHKQMQKMMKKFSAKGGMQKMMRGLGGMMPGGGFPGR
- a CDS encoding HlyC/CorC family transporter, with amino-acid sequence MNDIPISVLGGTLFCLIILSAFFSSSETGMLSLNKYRLKHLVKSKHRSAIKVSSLLERPDRLIGVILIGNNFVNILSSAIATIIAVRLWGDAGVAIATGALTMVILIFAEVTPKTLAAIHPERIAFPASWVLAILLKVLYPLVFVVNTLSNGLLRLIGVNASQNNHDTLDSEELRTVVNEASGLIPAAHQEMLLSILDLEKVSVEDIMVPKNEVIGIDLEDSIEEIIEQICQSRHTRMPVYNGEINKIIGILHARHAAVFLRDPTPSKAALLKATVEPYFIPESTSLNTVLLNFQKDHQQMGIVVDEYGDVQGIAALEDVLEEIVGEFTPPTQDEEEEIQTLDDGAFRIEGSTHIREINKTLNWHLPTDGPKTLNGLIIETLEFIPEHPISLRVGHYLIEIQEIEDKVVKYAKLQLKR
- the trmD gene encoding tRNA (guanosine(37)-N1)-methyltransferase TrmD; translated protein: MKVSVISLFPEMFQAITQYGVTGRAIKSGLVEVDFYNPRDFTHDKHKTVDDRPYGGGPGMLMKVQPLKDAIASAKLSVPNAKVIYLSPQGRTLTQEGVQQLAKQAEFILVAGRYEGVDERLIQSQVDEEWSIGDFVLSGGELPAMVLMDAVFRMVPGVLGKQASADEDSFSDGLLDCPHYTRPEVLNGESVPSVLLSGNHEEIRRWRLKQKLARTFQRRPDLLQNLELDKEQQLLLEEFIRETEDSTSAE